The following proteins come from a genomic window of Sinorhizobium fredii NGR234:
- a CDS encoding Gfo/Idh/MocA family protein, translating into MSVAVGVIGTGVMGSEHVRILREETVGAHLAAVCDASEDRARAAAGENRVFTDALALINSDQVEAVVIAAPDAVHGSLVLACIETGKPVLCEKPLAVTTAEAFEVVEAEVAKGQRLVQVGYMRRFDPPYIEMKRVREVGGVGRPVILHNVHRNPVAPEWFSGHMSVTNAFVHEIDVSRWLLGSEMVSARVHAAPGADPLMITMETDQGEIVSTEVFMNCGYGYHVHAQLVGINGTIETASPGITLRNVSGQHNSSYPDNWVPRFREAYVRQMNAWVKAVKTGVPTDGASAWDGYLTTAIAEQIVATMAFDAKTHFSVGSRPAIYD; encoded by the coding sequence ATGAGCGTCGCAGTTGGCGTAATCGGAACCGGGGTTATGGGCTCCGAACATGTCCGCATTCTTCGCGAGGAGACTGTCGGAGCACATCTTGCGGCCGTCTGCGATGCGAGCGAAGACCGCGCGCGAGCGGCCGCAGGCGAAAATCGAGTGTTCACGGATGCGCTGGCACTCATAAACTCGGATCAGGTCGAAGCAGTCGTGATCGCCGCGCCAGATGCTGTGCACGGAAGCCTGGTACTGGCTTGCATCGAAACGGGCAAGCCGGTGCTCTGCGAAAAACCTCTTGCCGTCACTACGGCTGAAGCCTTCGAGGTCGTTGAAGCCGAGGTCGCCAAGGGGCAAAGACTTGTTCAGGTCGGTTACATGCGCCGCTTCGATCCGCCCTATATCGAGATGAAGCGTGTGCGCGAGGTTGGAGGGGTTGGGAGACCCGTCATCCTGCACAATGTCCACCGCAATCCAGTCGCTCCTGAGTGGTTCAGCGGGCATATGTCAGTGACGAACGCATTTGTGCACGAAATCGACGTGAGCCGATGGTTACTCGGCTCCGAGATGGTATCGGCGAGGGTTCATGCGGCGCCGGGTGCTGACCCGCTCATGATCACGATGGAAACCGACCAAGGAGAGATCGTTTCAACCGAGGTCTTCATGAACTGCGGCTACGGTTACCATGTACATGCGCAACTCGTAGGCATCAACGGAACCATCGAGACCGCCTCGCCGGGCATCACCCTCAGGAATGTTTCAGGACAGCACAACTCGTCCTACCCAGACAACTGGGTGCCGCGCTTTCGCGAGGCTTATGTCAGGCAGATGAACGCTTGGGTGAAGGCTGTGAAAACCGGCGTGCCCACCGACGGTGCCAGCGCATGGGACGGCTATCTTACGACAGCCATCGCGGAGCAGATTGTCGCCACGATGGCCTTTGACGCCAAGACGCACTTTTCCGTCGGCTCGCGTCCAGCGATCTACGACTGA
- a CDS encoding LacI family DNA-binding transcriptional regulator has product MSKPPTIRDVARLSGVSTATVSRYFTGKTDAISPETIENVRNAAKVLGYTPSEIGRSLRLARSRVVVMLVPDATNPFTADVAASVEQALKEYGLSMVLANASENAEQQDRLLADAQGLRARAIVLQGAIDTPRLRDMASRQDNLIFVNRRPAPGIVAPYVGIDNFAAGFAVGKYFVDRGYENYVAIHGPRHYSGSTERLDGFLAGLGEMRPVLQFESPYTMEAGYRQGQLLLADRSRRYAVFCGNDMIAYGVYRAALEKDIRVPEDLVIFGFDDNRLNEWLAPWLSTVKVPAFEFGPAIAKLINAPIATNDQDRNVILPFTMMTRTSA; this is encoded by the coding sequence ATGAGTAAGCCGCCGACCATCCGCGACGTAGCACGCCTTTCCGGCGTATCAACCGCCACCGTGTCGCGCTATTTCACCGGAAAGACGGATGCGATTTCGCCCGAAACGATCGAGAATGTGCGCAACGCCGCGAAGGTTCTCGGTTACACGCCGTCAGAGATCGGCCGCTCTCTTCGCTTGGCGCGCAGTCGGGTTGTCGTAATGTTGGTACCCGATGCGACCAATCCATTTACCGCCGACGTTGCGGCGTCGGTCGAACAGGCGCTCAAAGAGTATGGCCTATCGATGGTGTTGGCGAATGCTTCTGAAAACGCCGAACAGCAGGATCGGCTGCTGGCCGACGCTCAGGGCCTGCGGGCTCGGGCAATCGTCCTCCAGGGCGCGATCGATACGCCGCGGCTGCGTGACATGGCATCGCGTCAGGACAACCTAATCTTTGTCAACCGCCGGCCGGCTCCAGGGATTGTCGCTCCCTACGTAGGCATTGATAACTTCGCGGCAGGCTTCGCGGTCGGCAAGTACTTCGTAGATCGCGGTTACGAGAACTACGTTGCAATCCACGGCCCGAGACATTACTCGGGCAGCACCGAGCGGCTCGACGGCTTTCTCGCAGGCCTCGGAGAGATGCGTCCCGTGCTTCAATTTGAGAGCCCGTACACAATGGAGGCGGGCTACCGGCAGGGCCAGTTGCTCCTCGCTGACCGCAGCCGCCGGTACGCAGTCTTTTGTGGCAACGACATGATCGCCTACGGCGTATACCGGGCGGCGCTGGAGAAAGACATCCGCGTGCCCGAGGATCTGGTCATTTTTGGCTTCGACGATAACCGGTTGAACGAGTGGCTCGCTCCCTGGCTCTCGACAGTGAAGGTTCCAGCATTCGAATTCGGGCCCGCCATTGCAAAGCTGATCAATGCGCCGATCGCCACGAATGACCAAGACAGGAACGTTATTCTCCCGTTTACGATGATGACTCGGACGTCTGCCTAG